In candidate division WOR-3 bacterium, a single genomic region encodes these proteins:
- a CDS encoding Omp28-related outer membrane protein — protein MKKVALLICIIAGAFAFAAQRVVVCEEFTATWCTYCPGAARALDEIYERSYDSVVVIAYHSSTSDPFYSSEAAARASYYSLSGYPTTWFDGSKRVVGGVHTGTLYACFLDTVKYRLTISSPLVINLTCSYDTVANTGTVNATIQNTTSSAISGTLHFVVVENNIPYSWQGMTKLDFVMRDMLPDQNGEAVTIPANGNITRSRNFTISASWKEKDCKIVVFVQSSTREIYQGAEIGIVPIPDMEYYGLKYQETSGNNNRWAEPGEAIRMYVFGKNQGNGIYSGSANVTCSDPYITISSATPQSVAIGPGDIDTVNICNFTISASCPSPRQVSFFVNFGTHSDTFPFIVTRTPGFSDNIEAGQGNWTHSGINDNWHITTYKSHSPTHSWYSGVESNHQYTNENDASLVSPYFVVTPDSNLYFWHQYRMEQGWDYGHLDIDNGSGFWKTIGIFTGNQTAWNQYIYSLQTYSGQTIRMRFRFLSDGSVVDEGWYVDDINIPSPVGIEETKNLEKTLLLSINPNPFHDRAIIKYESKKFSNKPMLLNIYDASGRLVKSLALKSTNFWMGDDNDGKLLPSGIYFAELEIENTKLLQKVIIVR, from the coding sequence CAGTCGTGGTTATTGCCTACCATTCTTCAACAAGCGACCCGTTTTATTCATCAGAGGCTGCAGCGCGAGCGAGCTATTATAGTCTTAGCGGATATCCTACCACCTGGTTTGACGGTTCTAAAAGAGTCGTTGGTGGTGTCCATACCGGCACATTATATGCCTGCTTCCTTGATACAGTCAAATACCGACTCACAATATCAAGCCCTCTGGTTATTAACTTGACCTGTTCTTATGATACCGTGGCTAATACCGGAACGGTAAACGCGACCATCCAAAATACCACTTCCAGCGCAATCAGTGGAACATTACATTTTGTGGTTGTAGAAAACAATATCCCTTATAGCTGGCAGGGAATGACCAAACTTGATTTTGTAATGAGGGATATGCTTCCGGACCAGAACGGCGAAGCGGTAACCATACCTGCCAATGGCAATATCACCCGCTCACGGAATTTTACAATTTCTGCCTCCTGGAAAGAAAAGGATTGTAAAATTGTGGTCTTTGTCCAATCTTCAACAAGAGAAATATATCAGGGCGCAGAGATTGGGATAGTGCCGATACCGGATATGGAGTATTATGGATTAAAATATCAAGAGACAAGCGGGAATAATAATCGCTGGGCAGAACCCGGTGAAGCAATAAGGATGTATGTCTTTGGTAAGAATCAGGGTAACGGTATTTACTCAGGCAGCGCAAATGTCACCTGCTCTGACCCTTATATTACGATCAGCAGTGCAACACCTCAATCGGTCGCAATTGGTCCAGGTGATATTGATACGGTTAATATATGTAATTTCACAATCAGCGCGAGTTGTCCTTCGCCAAGACAGGTATCTTTCTTTGTAAATTTTGGAACTCATTCTGATACCTTCCCGTTTATTGTTACCAGAACCCCTGGTTTTTCAGATAATATTGAAGCCGGACAGGGAAACTGGACCCATTCTGGAATCAACGATAATTGGCACATCACAACTTACAAGAGCCACTCGCCAACGCATTCATGGTATTCTGGGGTAGAATCAAATCATCAATACACAAATGAAAATGATGCATCTTTGGTAAGCCCATACTTTGTGGTCACTCCCGACAGCAATTTGTATTTCTGGCATCAATATCGTATGGAACAGGGCTGGGATTATGGACATTTAGACATTGATAATGGATCAGGTTTCTGGAAGACCATTGGTATCTTTACCGGAAATCAGACTGCCTGGAATCAATATATTTACTCTTTACAAACATATTCGGGACAGACCATCAGAATGAGATTCAGATTCTTGAGTGATGGTAGTGTTGTTGACGAAGGATGGTATGTTGATGATATAAATATTCCGAGTCCGGTAGGAATTGAAGAAACCAAGAATCTTGAAAAAACATTGTTGCTGAGCATCAATCCCAATCCATTCCACGACCGTGCAATCATTAAATATGAATCTAAAAAATTCTCCAATAAACCTATGTTGCTCAATATCTACGACGCTTCTGGTCGTCTGGTTAAATCACTGGCTTTAAAATCAACCAATTTCTGGATGGGCGACGATAACGATGGCAAACTTCTGCCTTCCGGGATATACTTTGCAGAATTGGAAATTGAAAATACAAAACTTCTGCAGAAAGTCATAATTGTTCGTTAA
- a CDS encoding T9SS type A sorting domain-containing protein, with amino-acid sequence MRLKIFILLWLAALPLFAQYNFSFVCTSDTFQTGTDYFVYYFRLTNTGTQPDSYAFDCRIIDTVPGWFAIYCAGGQCAEPGIILYDYLTPGAVDTGIDISIYTTPNVWGTEVINLKVWSIHNQNLRDSINVYAAMEQGIHGGKPISQPFKFEAYPNPFSDQCLIKFQNPNKSAFRNPKSEISLIIYDISGRVVKSFIPVSDIVNRESCIIWSGDDNFDRSVPEGIYFIEVNNGENKICRKVVKVK; translated from the coding sequence ATGCGACTGAAAATTTTTATTCTATTATGGTTGGCAGCACTCCCTTTATTTGCGCAGTATAATTTTAGTTTTGTCTGCACAAGCGATACATTCCAGACCGGTACAGATTATTTCGTCTATTATTTCCGTCTCACTAATACCGGCACTCAACCCGATAGTTATGCCTTTGATTGCCGAATCATTGATACCGTACCAGGCTGGTTTGCAATATACTGCGCGGGTGGACAGTGTGCAGAACCCGGAATAATCCTTTATGATTATCTTACACCCGGGGCAGTTGATACCGGGATTGATATATCAATATATACAACGCCCAATGTATGGGGAACAGAGGTTATAAATTTGAAGGTCTGGTCAATTCACAACCAGAATTTAAGAGATTCTATAAATGTCTATGCAGCAATGGAACAGGGAATCCATGGAGGCAAACCCATAAGTCAACCCTTTAAATTTGAAGCGTACCCCAATCCATTCAGTGATCAATGTCTAATTAAATTCCAAAATCCAAACAAATCCGCATTTCGCAATCCGAAATCCGAAATTTCATTAATAATTTATGATATTTCAGGTCGGGTTGTGAAATCTTTTATTCCAGTATCGGATATCGTGAACCGTGAATCATGTATCATCTGGTCAGGAGATGATAATTTTGATCGATCTGTTCCTGAAGGGATTTATTTTATTGAAGTAAACAATGGAGAAAATAAAATTTGCCGAAAGGTGGTGAAAGTTAAATGA